A stretch of Gorilla gorilla gorilla isolate KB3781 chromosome 9, NHGRI_mGorGor1-v2.1_pri, whole genome shotgun sequence DNA encodes these proteins:
- the DGKZ gene encoding diacylglycerol kinase zeta isoform X6 — protein METFFRRHFRGKVPGPGEGQRGPSSVGLPTGKARRRSPAGQASSSLAQRRRSSAQLQGCLLSCGVRAQGSSRRCSSTVPPSCNPRFIVDKVPTPQPTTTGAQLLGAPLLLTGLVGMNEEEGVQEDVVAKASSAIQPGTKTPGPPPPRGAQPLLPLPRYLRRASSHLLPADAVYDHALWGLHGYYRRLSQRRPSGQHPGPGGRRASGTTAGTMLPTRVRPLSRRRQVALRRKAAGPQAWSALLAKAITKSGLQHLAPPPPTPGAPCSESERQIRSTVDWSESATYGEHIWFETNVSGDFCYVGEQYCVARMLKSVSRRKCAACKIVVHTPCIEQLEKINFRCKPSFRESGSRNVREPTFVRHHWVHRRRQDGKCRHCGKGFQQKFTFHSKEIVAISCSWCKQAYHSKVSCFMLQQIEEPCSLGVHAAVVIPPTWILRARRPQNTLKASKKKKRASFKRKSSKKGPEEGRWRPFIIRPTPSPLMKPLLVFVNPKSGGNQGAKIIQSFLWYLNPRQVFDLSQGGPKEALEMYRKVHNLRILACGGDGTVGWILSTLDQLRLKPPPPVAILPLGTGNDLARTLNWGGGYTDEPVSKILSHVEEGNVVQLDRWDLHAEPNPEAGPEDRDEGATDRLPLDVFNNYFSLGFDAHVTLEFHESREANPEKFNSRFRNKMFYAGTAFSDFLMGSSKDLAKHIRVVCDGMDLTPKIQDLKPQCVVFLNIPRYCAGTMPWGHPGEHHDFEPQRHDDGYLEVIGFTMTSLAALQVGGHGERLTQCREVVLTTSKAIPVQVDGEPCKLAASRIRIALRNQATMVQKAKRRSAAPLHSDQQPVPEQLRIQVSRVSMHDYEALHYDKEQLKEASVPLGTVVVPGDSDLELCRAHIERLQQEPDGAGTKSPTCQKLSPKWCFLDATTASRFYRIDRAQEHLNYVTEIAQDEIYILDPELLGASARPDLPTPTSPLPTSPCSPTPRSLQGDAAPPQGEELIEAAKRNDFCKLQELHRAGGDLMHRDEQSRTLLHHAVSTGSKDVVRYLLDHAPLEILDAVEENGETCLHQAAALGQRTICHYIVEAGASLMKTDQQGDTPRQRAEKAQDTELAAYLENRQHYQMIQREDQETAV, from the exons ATGGAGACTTTCTTTAGGAGACATTTCCGGGGGAAGGTGCCAGGCCCTGGAGAGGGGCAGCGGGGGCCCAGCAGCGTGGGGCTGCCCACAGGCAAGGCCCGGCGTCGCTCTCCCGCTGGGCAGGCCTCCTCCTCACTGGCACAGCGGCGCCGCTCCAGCGCCCAGCTCCAGGGCTGCCTCCTGAGTTgcggggtgagggcccagggttccAGCCGCCGGTGCTCCAGCACTGTGCCCCCTTCCTGCAACCCCCGCTTCATCGTGGATAAGGTGCCCACTCCACAGCCTACCACCACGGGGGCCCAGCTTCTGGGTGCACCCCTGCTGTTGACCGGGCTTGTGGGCATGAATGAGGAGGAGGGTGTCCAGGAGGATGTGGTAGCCAAGGCATCGAGCGCCATCCAGCCAGGCACCAAGACACCAGGGCCACCCCCACCTCGGGGCGCCCAGCCGCTGTTGCCCCTACCCCGCTACCTGCGCCGAGCCTCCTCCCACCTGCTCCCCGCGGATGCCGTATATGACCACGCTCTCTGGGGCCTGCACGGCTACTATCGGCGCCTCAGCCAGCGGCGGCCCTCAGGCCAGCACCCTGGCCCTGGGGGCCGAAGAGCCTCAGGCACCACCGCCGGCACCATGCTGCCCACCCGTGTGCGCCCACTGTCCCGCAGGCGCCAGGTAGCCCTACGGCGCAAGGCGGCCGGACCCCAGGCCTGGAGCGCCCTGCTCGC GAAAGCCATCACCAAGTCAGGCCTCCAGCACCTGGCCCCCCCTCCGCCCACCCCTGGGGCCCCGTGCAGCGAGTCAGAGCGGCAGATCCGGAGCACAGTGGACTGGAGC GAGTCAGCGACATATGGGGAGCACATCTGGTTCGAGACCAACGTGTCCGGGGACTTCTGCTACGTTGGGGAGCAGTACTGTGTAGCCAGGATGCTG AAGTCAGTGTCTCGAAGAAAGTGCGCAGCCTGCAAGATTGTGGTGCACACGCCCTGCATCGAGCAGCTGGAGAAG ATAAATTTCCGCTGTAAGCCGTCCTTCCGTGAATCGGGCTCCAGGAATGTCCGCGAG CCAACCTTTGTACGGCACCACTGGGTACACAGACGACGCCAGGACGGCAAGTGTCGGCACTGTGGGAAG GGATTCCAGCAGAAGTTCACCTTCCACAGCAAGGAGATTGTGGCCATCAGCTGCTCGTGGTGCAAGCAGGCA TACCACAGCAAGGTGTCCTGCTTCATGCTGCAGCAGATCGAGGAGCCGTGCTCGCTGGGGGTCCACGCAGCTGTGGTCATCCCGCCCACCTGGATCCTCCGCGCCCGGAGGCCCCAG AATACTCTGAAAGCaagcaagaagaagaagagggcATCCTTCAAGAGGAAGTCCAGCAAGAAAGGGCCTGAG GAGGGCCGCTGGAGACCCTTCATCATCaggcccaccccctcccccctcaTGAAGCCCCTGCTGGTGTTTGTGAACCCCAAGAGTGGGGGCAACCAG GGTGCAAAGATCATCCAGTCTTTCCTCTGGTATCTCAATCCCCGACAAGTCTTCGACCTGAGCCAGGGAGGGCCCAAGGAGGC gctggagatgTACCGCAAAGTGCACAACCTGCGGATCCTGGCGTGCGGGGGCGACGGCACG gtGGGCTGGATCCTCTCCACCCTGGACCAGCTGCGCCTGAAGCCGCCACCCCCTGTTGCCATCCTGCCCCTGGGTACTGGCAACGACTTGGCCCGAACCCTCAACTGGGGTGGG GGCTACACAGATGAGCCTGTGTCCAAGATCCTCTCCCACGTGGAGGAGGGGAACGTGGTACAGCTGGACCGCTGGGACCTCCACGCTGAGCCCAACCCCGAGGCAGGGCCTGAGGACCGAGATGAAGGCGCCACCGACCGG TTGCCCCTGGATGTCTTCAACaactacttcagcctgggcttTGACGCCCACGTCACCCTGGAGTTCCACGAGTCTCGAG AGGCCAACCCAGAGAAATTCAACAGCCGCTTTCGGAATAAGATGTTCTACGCCGGG ACAGCTTTCTCTGACTTCCTGATGGGCAGCTCCAAGGACCTGGCCAAGCACATCCGAGTGGTG TGTGATGGAATGGACTTGACTCCCAAGATCCAGGACCTGAAACCCCAGTGTGTTGTTTTCCTGAACATCCCCAG GTACTGTGCGGGCACCATGCCCTGGGGCCACCCTGGGGAGCACCACGACTTTGAGCCCCAGCGGCATGACGACGGCTACCTCGAGGTCATTGGCTTCACCATGACGTCGTTG GCCGCGCTGCAGGTGGGCGGACACGGTGAGCGGCTGACGCAGTGTCGCGAGGTGGTGCTCACCACATCCAAGGCCATCCCAGTGCAGGTGGATGGCGAACCCTGCAAGCTTGCAGCCTCACGCATCCGCATCGCCCTGCGCAACCAGGCCACCATGGTGCAGAAGGCCAAGCGGCGGAGCGCCGCCCCCCTACACAGCGA CCAGCAGCCGGTGCCAGAGCAGCTGCGCATCCAGGTGAGTCGCGTCAGCATGCACGACTATGAGGCCCTGCACTACGACAAGgagcagctcaaggaggcct CCGTGCCGCTGGGCACTGTGGTGGTCCCAGGAGACAGTGACCTAGAGCTCTGCCGTGCCCACATTGAGAGACTCCAGCAG GAGCCCGATGGTGCTGGAACCAAGTCCCCGACATGCCAGAAACTGTCCCCCAAGTGGTGCTTCCTGGACG CCACCACTGCCAGCCGCTTCTACAGGATCGACCGAGCCCAG GAGCACCTCAACTATGTGACTGAGATCGCACAGGATGAGATTTATATCCTGGACCCTGAGCTGCTGGGGGCATCGGCCCGGCCTGACCTCCCAACCCCCacttcccctctccccacctcacCCTGCTCACCCACGCCCCG GTCACTGCAAGGGGATGCTGCACCCCCTCAAG GTGAAGAGCTGATTGAGGCTGCCAAGAGGAACGACTTCTGCAAG CTCCAGGAGCTGCACCGAGCTGGGGGCGACCTCATGCACCGAGACGAGCAGAGTCGCACGCTCCTGCACCACGCAGTCAGCACTGGCAGCAAGGATGTGGTCCGCTACCTGCTGGACCACG cCCCCCTAGAGATCCTTGATGCGGTGGAGGAAAA CGGGGAGACCTGTTTGCACCAGGCAGCGGCCCTCGGCCAGCGCACCATCTGCCACTACATCGTGGAGGCCGGGGCCTCGCTCATGAAGACAGACCAGCAG GGCGACACTCCCCGGCAGCGGGCTGAGAAGGCTCAGGACACCGAGCTGGCGGCCTACCTGGAGAACCGGCAGCACTACCAGATGATCCAGCGGGAGGACCAGGAGACGGCTGTGTAG
- the DGKZ gene encoding diacylglycerol kinase zeta isoform X3 — MGESISSPTAVNVGSPEHPWDPHMEVRGCSDPSLPQGLLPFSWGRGCEWAPGHRTDHDLIQLLMLPVSVPNSQPPAMETFFRRHFRGKVPGPGEGQRGPSSVGLPTGKARRRSPAGQASSSLAQRRRSSAQLQGCLLSCGVRAQGSSRRCSSTVPPSCNPRFIVDKVPTPQPTTTGAQLLGAPLLLTGLVGMNEEEGVQEDVVAKASSAIQPGTKTPGPPPPRGAQPLLPLPRYLRRASSHLLPADAVYDHALWGLHGYYRRLSQRRPSGQHPGPGGRRASGTTAGTMLPTRVRPLSRRRQVALRRKAAGPQAWSALLAKAITKSGLQHLAPPPPTPGAPCSESERQIRSTVDWSESATYGEHIWFETNVSGDFCYVGEQYCVARMLQKSVSRRKCAACKIVVHTPCIEQLEKINFRCKPSFRESGSRNVREPTFVRHHWVHRRRQDGKCRHCGKYHSKVSCFMLQQIEEPCSLGVHAAVVIPPTWILRARRPQNTLKASKKKKRASFKRKSSKKGPEEGRWRPFIIRPTPSPLMKPLLVFVNPKSGGNQGAKIIQSFLWYLNPRQVFDLSQGGPKEALEMYRKVHNLRILACGGDGTVGWILSTLDQLRLKPPPPVAILPLGTGNDLARTLNWGGGYTDEPVSKILSHVEEGNVVQLDRWDLHAEPNPEAGPEDRDEGATDRLPLDVFNNYFSLGFDAHVTLEFHESREANPEKFNSRFRNKMFYAGTAFSDFLMGSSKDLAKHIRVVCDGMDLTPKIQDLKPQCVVFLNIPRYCAGTMPWGHPGEHHDFEPQRHDDGYLEVIGFTMTSLAALQVGGHGERLTQCREVVLTTSKAIPVQVDGEPCKLAASRIRIALRNQATMVQKAKRRSAAPLHSDQQPVPEQLRIQVSRVSMHDYEALHYDKEQLKEASVPLGTVVVPGDSDLELCRAHIERLQQEPDGAGTKSPTCQKLSPKWCFLDATTASRFYRIDRAQEHLNYVTEIAQDEIYILDPELLGASARPDLPTPTSPLPTSPCSPTPRSLQGDAAPPQGEELIEAAKRNDFCKLQELHRAGGDLMHRDEQSRTLLHHAVSTGSKDVVRYLLDHAPLEILDAVEENGETCLHQAAALGQRTICHYIVEAGASLMKTDQQGDTPRQRAEKAQDTELAAYLENRQHYQMIQREDQETAV, encoded by the exons ATGGGGGAGAGCATCAGTTCCCCAACAGCTGTAAACGTGGGCTCCCCTGAGCACCCCTGGGATCCTCACATGgaggtcagaggctgcagtgacccctccctccctcagggGTTGCTTCCCTTCTCATGGGGCAGAGGCTGTGAATGGGCTCCCGGACACAGGACAGACCATGACCTGATCCAGCTCCTGATGCTCCCGGTCTCTGTGCCCAACAGCCAACCGCCTGCCATGGAGACTTTCTTTAGGAGACATTTCCGGGGGAAGGTGCCAGGCCCTGGAGAGGGGCAGCGGGGGCCCAGCAGCGTGGGGCTGCCCACAGGCAAGGCCCGGCGTCGCTCTCCCGCTGGGCAGGCCTCCTCCTCACTGGCACAGCGGCGCCGCTCCAGCGCCCAGCTCCAGGGCTGCCTCCTGAGTTgcggggtgagggcccagggttccAGCCGCCGGTGCTCCAGCACTGTGCCCCCTTCCTGCAACCCCCGCTTCATCGTGGATAAGGTGCCCACTCCACAGCCTACCACCACGGGGGCCCAGCTTCTGGGTGCACCCCTGCTGTTGACCGGGCTTGTGGGCATGAATGAGGAGGAGGGTGTCCAGGAGGATGTGGTAGCCAAGGCATCGAGCGCCATCCAGCCAGGCACCAAGACACCAGGGCCACCCCCACCTCGGGGCGCCCAGCCGCTGTTGCCCCTACCCCGCTACCTGCGCCGAGCCTCCTCCCACCTGCTCCCCGCGGATGCCGTATATGACCACGCTCTCTGGGGCCTGCACGGCTACTATCGGCGCCTCAGCCAGCGGCGGCCCTCAGGCCAGCACCCTGGCCCTGGGGGCCGAAGAGCCTCAGGCACCACCGCCGGCACCATGCTGCCCACCCGTGTGCGCCCACTGTCCCGCAGGCGCCAGGTAGCCCTACGGCGCAAGGCGGCCGGACCCCAGGCCTGGAGCGCCCTGCTCGC GAAAGCCATCACCAAGTCAGGCCTCCAGCACCTGGCCCCCCCTCCGCCCACCCCTGGGGCCCCGTGCAGCGAGTCAGAGCGGCAGATCCGGAGCACAGTGGACTGGAGC GAGTCAGCGACATATGGGGAGCACATCTGGTTCGAGACCAACGTGTCCGGGGACTTCTGCTACGTTGGGGAGCAGTACTGTGTAGCCAGGATGCTG CAGAAGTCAGTGTCTCGAAGAAAGTGCGCAGCCTGCAAGATTGTGGTGCACACGCCCTGCATCGAGCAGCTGGAGAAG ATAAATTTCCGCTGTAAGCCGTCCTTCCGTGAATCGGGCTCCAGGAATGTCCGCGAG CCAACCTTTGTACGGCACCACTGGGTACACAGACGACGCCAGGACGGCAAGTGTCGGCACTGTGGGAAG TACCACAGCAAGGTGTCCTGCTTCATGCTGCAGCAGATCGAGGAGCCGTGCTCGCTGGGGGTCCACGCAGCTGTGGTCATCCCGCCCACCTGGATCCTCCGCGCCCGGAGGCCCCAG AATACTCTGAAAGCaagcaagaagaagaagagggcATCCTTCAAGAGGAAGTCCAGCAAGAAAGGGCCTGAG GAGGGCCGCTGGAGACCCTTCATCATCaggcccaccccctcccccctcaTGAAGCCCCTGCTGGTGTTTGTGAACCCCAAGAGTGGGGGCAACCAG GGTGCAAAGATCATCCAGTCTTTCCTCTGGTATCTCAATCCCCGACAAGTCTTCGACCTGAGCCAGGGAGGGCCCAAGGAGGC gctggagatgTACCGCAAAGTGCACAACCTGCGGATCCTGGCGTGCGGGGGCGACGGCACG gtGGGCTGGATCCTCTCCACCCTGGACCAGCTGCGCCTGAAGCCGCCACCCCCTGTTGCCATCCTGCCCCTGGGTACTGGCAACGACTTGGCCCGAACCCTCAACTGGGGTGGG GGCTACACAGATGAGCCTGTGTCCAAGATCCTCTCCCACGTGGAGGAGGGGAACGTGGTACAGCTGGACCGCTGGGACCTCCACGCTGAGCCCAACCCCGAGGCAGGGCCTGAGGACCGAGATGAAGGCGCCACCGACCGG TTGCCCCTGGATGTCTTCAACaactacttcagcctgggcttTGACGCCCACGTCACCCTGGAGTTCCACGAGTCTCGAG AGGCCAACCCAGAGAAATTCAACAGCCGCTTTCGGAATAAGATGTTCTACGCCGGG ACAGCTTTCTCTGACTTCCTGATGGGCAGCTCCAAGGACCTGGCCAAGCACATCCGAGTGGTG TGTGATGGAATGGACTTGACTCCCAAGATCCAGGACCTGAAACCCCAGTGTGTTGTTTTCCTGAACATCCCCAG GTACTGTGCGGGCACCATGCCCTGGGGCCACCCTGGGGAGCACCACGACTTTGAGCCCCAGCGGCATGACGACGGCTACCTCGAGGTCATTGGCTTCACCATGACGTCGTTG GCCGCGCTGCAGGTGGGCGGACACGGTGAGCGGCTGACGCAGTGTCGCGAGGTGGTGCTCACCACATCCAAGGCCATCCCAGTGCAGGTGGATGGCGAACCCTGCAAGCTTGCAGCCTCACGCATCCGCATCGCCCTGCGCAACCAGGCCACCATGGTGCAGAAGGCCAAGCGGCGGAGCGCCGCCCCCCTACACAGCGA CCAGCAGCCGGTGCCAGAGCAGCTGCGCATCCAGGTGAGTCGCGTCAGCATGCACGACTATGAGGCCCTGCACTACGACAAGgagcagctcaaggaggcct CCGTGCCGCTGGGCACTGTGGTGGTCCCAGGAGACAGTGACCTAGAGCTCTGCCGTGCCCACATTGAGAGACTCCAGCAG GAGCCCGATGGTGCTGGAACCAAGTCCCCGACATGCCAGAAACTGTCCCCCAAGTGGTGCTTCCTGGACG CCACCACTGCCAGCCGCTTCTACAGGATCGACCGAGCCCAG GAGCACCTCAACTATGTGACTGAGATCGCACAGGATGAGATTTATATCCTGGACCCTGAGCTGCTGGGGGCATCGGCCCGGCCTGACCTCCCAACCCCCacttcccctctccccacctcacCCTGCTCACCCACGCCCCG GTCACTGCAAGGGGATGCTGCACCCCCTCAAG GTGAAGAGCTGATTGAGGCTGCCAAGAGGAACGACTTCTGCAAG CTCCAGGAGCTGCACCGAGCTGGGGGCGACCTCATGCACCGAGACGAGCAGAGTCGCACGCTCCTGCACCACGCAGTCAGCACTGGCAGCAAGGATGTGGTCCGCTACCTGCTGGACCACG cCCCCCTAGAGATCCTTGATGCGGTGGAGGAAAA CGGGGAGACCTGTTTGCACCAGGCAGCGGCCCTCGGCCAGCGCACCATCTGCCACTACATCGTGGAGGCCGGGGCCTCGCTCATGAAGACAGACCAGCAG GGCGACACTCCCCGGCAGCGGGCTGAGAAGGCTCAGGACACCGAGCTGGCGGCCTACCTGGAGAACCGGCAGCACTACCAGATGATCCAGCGGGAGGACCAGGAGACGGCTGTGTAG
- the DGKZ gene encoding diacylglycerol kinase zeta isoform X5: protein METFFRRHFRGKVPGPGEGQRGPSSVGLPTGKARRRSPAGQASSSLAQRRRSSAQLQGCLLSCGVRAQGSSRRCSSTVPPSCNPRFIVDKVPTPQPTTTGAQLLGAPLLLTGLVGMNEEEGVQEDVVAKASSAIQPGTKTPGPPPPRGAQPLLPLPRYLRRASSHLLPADAVYDHALWGLHGYYRRLSQRRPSGQHPGPGGRRASGTTAGTMLPTRVRPLSRRRQVALRRKAAGPQAWSALLAKAITKSGLQHLAPPPPTPGAPCSESERQIRSTVDWSESATYGEHIWFETNVSGDFCYVGEQYCVARMLQKSVSRRKCAACKIVVHTPCIEQLEKINFRCKPSFRESGSRNVREPTFVRHHWVHRRRQDGKCRHCGKGFQQKFTFHSKEIVAISCSWCKQAYHSKVSCFMLQQIEEPCSLGVHAAVVIPPTWILRARRPQNTLKASKKKKRASFKRKSSKKGPEEGRWRPFIIRPTPSPLMKPLLVFVNPKSGGNQGAKIIQSFLWYLNPRQVFDLSQGGPKEALEMYRKVHNLRILACGGDGTVGWILSTLDQLRLKPPPPVAILPLGTGNDLARTLNWGGGYTDEPVSKILSHVEEGNVVQLDRWDLHAEPNPEAGPEDRDEGATDRLPLDVFNNYFSLGFDAHVTLEFHESREANPEKFNSRFRNKMFYAGTAFSDFLMGSSKDLAKHIRVVCDGMDLTPKIQDLKPQCVVFLNIPRYCAGTMPWGHPGEHHDFEPQRHDDGYLEVIGFTMTSLAALQVGGHGERLTQCREVVLTTSKAIPVQVDGEPCKLAASRIRIALRNQATMVQKAKRRSAAPLHSDQQPVPEQLRIQVSRVSMHDYEALHYDKEQLKEASVPLGTVVVPGDSDLELCRAHIERLQQEPDGAGTKSPTCQKLSPKWCFLDATTASRFYRIDRAQEHLNYVTEIAQDEIYILDPELLGASARPDLPTPTSPLPTSPCSPTPRSLQGDAAPPQGEELIEAAKRNDFCKLQELHRAGGDLMHRDEQSRTLLHHAVSTGSKDVVRYLLDHAPLEILDAVEENGETCLHQAAALGQRTICHYIVEAGASLMKTDQQGDTPRQRAEKAQDTELAAYLENRQHYQMIQREDQETAV from the exons ATGGAGACTTTCTTTAGGAGACATTTCCGGGGGAAGGTGCCAGGCCCTGGAGAGGGGCAGCGGGGGCCCAGCAGCGTGGGGCTGCCCACAGGCAAGGCCCGGCGTCGCTCTCCCGCTGGGCAGGCCTCCTCCTCACTGGCACAGCGGCGCCGCTCCAGCGCCCAGCTCCAGGGCTGCCTCCTGAGTTgcggggtgagggcccagggttccAGCCGCCGGTGCTCCAGCACTGTGCCCCCTTCCTGCAACCCCCGCTTCATCGTGGATAAGGTGCCCACTCCACAGCCTACCACCACGGGGGCCCAGCTTCTGGGTGCACCCCTGCTGTTGACCGGGCTTGTGGGCATGAATGAGGAGGAGGGTGTCCAGGAGGATGTGGTAGCCAAGGCATCGAGCGCCATCCAGCCAGGCACCAAGACACCAGGGCCACCCCCACCTCGGGGCGCCCAGCCGCTGTTGCCCCTACCCCGCTACCTGCGCCGAGCCTCCTCCCACCTGCTCCCCGCGGATGCCGTATATGACCACGCTCTCTGGGGCCTGCACGGCTACTATCGGCGCCTCAGCCAGCGGCGGCCCTCAGGCCAGCACCCTGGCCCTGGGGGCCGAAGAGCCTCAGGCACCACCGCCGGCACCATGCTGCCCACCCGTGTGCGCCCACTGTCCCGCAGGCGCCAGGTAGCCCTACGGCGCAAGGCGGCCGGACCCCAGGCCTGGAGCGCCCTGCTCGC GAAAGCCATCACCAAGTCAGGCCTCCAGCACCTGGCCCCCCCTCCGCCCACCCCTGGGGCCCCGTGCAGCGAGTCAGAGCGGCAGATCCGGAGCACAGTGGACTGGAGC GAGTCAGCGACATATGGGGAGCACATCTGGTTCGAGACCAACGTGTCCGGGGACTTCTGCTACGTTGGGGAGCAGTACTGTGTAGCCAGGATGCTG CAGAAGTCAGTGTCTCGAAGAAAGTGCGCAGCCTGCAAGATTGTGGTGCACACGCCCTGCATCGAGCAGCTGGAGAAG ATAAATTTCCGCTGTAAGCCGTCCTTCCGTGAATCGGGCTCCAGGAATGTCCGCGAG CCAACCTTTGTACGGCACCACTGGGTACACAGACGACGCCAGGACGGCAAGTGTCGGCACTGTGGGAAG GGATTCCAGCAGAAGTTCACCTTCCACAGCAAGGAGATTGTGGCCATCAGCTGCTCGTGGTGCAAGCAGGCA TACCACAGCAAGGTGTCCTGCTTCATGCTGCAGCAGATCGAGGAGCCGTGCTCGCTGGGGGTCCACGCAGCTGTGGTCATCCCGCCCACCTGGATCCTCCGCGCCCGGAGGCCCCAG AATACTCTGAAAGCaagcaagaagaagaagagggcATCCTTCAAGAGGAAGTCCAGCAAGAAAGGGCCTGAG GAGGGCCGCTGGAGACCCTTCATCATCaggcccaccccctcccccctcaTGAAGCCCCTGCTGGTGTTTGTGAACCCCAAGAGTGGGGGCAACCAG GGTGCAAAGATCATCCAGTCTTTCCTCTGGTATCTCAATCCCCGACAAGTCTTCGACCTGAGCCAGGGAGGGCCCAAGGAGGC gctggagatgTACCGCAAAGTGCACAACCTGCGGATCCTGGCGTGCGGGGGCGACGGCACG gtGGGCTGGATCCTCTCCACCCTGGACCAGCTGCGCCTGAAGCCGCCACCCCCTGTTGCCATCCTGCCCCTGGGTACTGGCAACGACTTGGCCCGAACCCTCAACTGGGGTGGG GGCTACACAGATGAGCCTGTGTCCAAGATCCTCTCCCACGTGGAGGAGGGGAACGTGGTACAGCTGGACCGCTGGGACCTCCACGCTGAGCCCAACCCCGAGGCAGGGCCTGAGGACCGAGATGAAGGCGCCACCGACCGG TTGCCCCTGGATGTCTTCAACaactacttcagcctgggcttTGACGCCCACGTCACCCTGGAGTTCCACGAGTCTCGAG AGGCCAACCCAGAGAAATTCAACAGCCGCTTTCGGAATAAGATGTTCTACGCCGGG ACAGCTTTCTCTGACTTCCTGATGGGCAGCTCCAAGGACCTGGCCAAGCACATCCGAGTGGTG TGTGATGGAATGGACTTGACTCCCAAGATCCAGGACCTGAAACCCCAGTGTGTTGTTTTCCTGAACATCCCCAG GTACTGTGCGGGCACCATGCCCTGGGGCCACCCTGGGGAGCACCACGACTTTGAGCCCCAGCGGCATGACGACGGCTACCTCGAGGTCATTGGCTTCACCATGACGTCGTTG GCCGCGCTGCAGGTGGGCGGACACGGTGAGCGGCTGACGCAGTGTCGCGAGGTGGTGCTCACCACATCCAAGGCCATCCCAGTGCAGGTGGATGGCGAACCCTGCAAGCTTGCAGCCTCACGCATCCGCATCGCCCTGCGCAACCAGGCCACCATGGTGCAGAAGGCCAAGCGGCGGAGCGCCGCCCCCCTACACAGCGA CCAGCAGCCGGTGCCAGAGCAGCTGCGCATCCAGGTGAGTCGCGTCAGCATGCACGACTATGAGGCCCTGCACTACGACAAGgagcagctcaaggaggcct CCGTGCCGCTGGGCACTGTGGTGGTCCCAGGAGACAGTGACCTAGAGCTCTGCCGTGCCCACATTGAGAGACTCCAGCAG GAGCCCGATGGTGCTGGAACCAAGTCCCCGACATGCCAGAAACTGTCCCCCAAGTGGTGCTTCCTGGACG CCACCACTGCCAGCCGCTTCTACAGGATCGACCGAGCCCAG GAGCACCTCAACTATGTGACTGAGATCGCACAGGATGAGATTTATATCCTGGACCCTGAGCTGCTGGGGGCATCGGCCCGGCCTGACCTCCCAACCCCCacttcccctctccccacctcacCCTGCTCACCCACGCCCCG GTCACTGCAAGGGGATGCTGCACCCCCTCAAG GTGAAGAGCTGATTGAGGCTGCCAAGAGGAACGACTTCTGCAAG CTCCAGGAGCTGCACCGAGCTGGGGGCGACCTCATGCACCGAGACGAGCAGAGTCGCACGCTCCTGCACCACGCAGTCAGCACTGGCAGCAAGGATGTGGTCCGCTACCTGCTGGACCACG cCCCCCTAGAGATCCTTGATGCGGTGGAGGAAAA CGGGGAGACCTGTTTGCACCAGGCAGCGGCCCTCGGCCAGCGCACCATCTGCCACTACATCGTGGAGGCCGGGGCCTCGCTCATGAAGACAGACCAGCAG GGCGACACTCCCCGGCAGCGGGCTGAGAAGGCTCAGGACACCGAGCTGGCGGCCTACCTGGAGAACCGGCAGCACTACCAGATGATCCAGCGGGAGGACCAGGAGACGGCTGTGTAG